One genomic segment of Catalinimonas alkaloidigena includes these proteins:
- a CDS encoding sugar phosphate isomerase/epimerase family protein, which yields MSVISRRRMLKESAAVAATLSCLPTYSLFASEKQTYRIGACDWSIGHHSEVEAMATAQKIGLDGVQISLGKVENNMHLRQKEVQQAYKAAAKKYGVKVSSLAIGELNQVPYKSAPETIGWVSDSIDVAQAMGVPLVLLAFFGNGDLKNDVQGIKEVIKRLKDVAPKAEKQGIILGIESWLSADEHLEIIEVVGSPNVRVYYDVANSHKMGYDIYEEIQRLGSEYICEVHAKENGYLLGKGSIDFERVKAILDDVSYQGWVIIEGAIPEGMEMLEAYQANCQFVQSVFNQS from the coding sequence ATGTCAGTGATTTCACGCCGACGCATGCTCAAAGAGAGTGCGGCAGTGGCAGCTACACTTTCCTGTCTGCCAACCTATTCCTTATTTGCTTCTGAAAAACAAACTTACCGTATTGGGGCCTGCGACTGGTCTATTGGTCACCATAGTGAGGTGGAAGCGATGGCTACCGCCCAAAAAATTGGCCTTGATGGTGTACAGATCAGCCTGGGCAAAGTGGAAAATAATATGCACCTGCGCCAAAAAGAAGTGCAGCAGGCTTACAAGGCAGCAGCTAAAAAATATGGCGTGAAAGTTTCCAGCCTCGCCATCGGTGAACTGAACCAGGTGCCTTACAAATCTGCTCCTGAAACCATCGGATGGGTGAGCGATAGCATAGACGTAGCCCAAGCGATGGGCGTACCGCTAGTCCTGCTGGCTTTTTTTGGTAATGGCGATCTGAAGAACGATGTCCAAGGGATAAAGGAAGTGATCAAGCGTTTAAAGGATGTAGCCCCAAAAGCAGAAAAGCAAGGTATCATTCTGGGTATAGAATCCTGGCTGAGTGCCGATGAACATCTGGAAATTATTGAAGTCGTAGGCTCCCCCAATGTACGCGTCTATTATGATGTAGCCAATTCCCACAAAATGGGCTATGATATTTATGAAGAAATACAGCGGCTGGGCAGCGAATACATCTGCGAAGTACATGCCAAAGAAAATGGTTACCTGCTGGGAAAAGGAAGTATTGATTTTGAGCGGGTCAAAGCGATTCTGGATGATGTGAGCTATCAGGGCTGGGTGATCATAGAAGGAGCTATACCCGAAGGTATGGAAATGTTGGAAGCCTACCAGGCCAATTGTCAATTTGTGCAATCCGTATTCAATCAATCCTGA
- a CDS encoding NADP-dependent malic enzyme produces MEGKVQQFRSIKIRREDALNYHTQGQPGKIEVVPTKLLSSQIDLALAYSPGVAEPCKEIAADKENVYKYTAKGNLVGVISNGTAVLGLGNIGPEASKPVMEGKGVLFKKFAGIDVFDLEVAVTDPDVFVQTVKALEPTFGGINLEDIKAPECFEIEERLKKEMNIPVIHDDQHGTAIITGAALLNALEVVEKDISEIKLVVSGAGASAIACTRLFLLLGVRRENVVMCDIDGVLKQGREDLDEIREHFATERNVNSMAEAMQEADVFLGLSAANIVSQDMIRSMADNPVVFALANPDPEISYDLAMASRDDIVMATGRSDHPNQVNNVLGFPYIFRGALDVRATAINEEMKLAAVKALANLAKAPTPEIVNKAYSSDKIIFGKDYLIPKPLDPRLITTISPAVAKAAMKSGVARTHITDWEHYHVELQQRIGIDQKLMSQVISKAKKQPKRVVFAEAEDQKILKAAQILQDEQIAIPILLGNKEKIQTLIEDHKLDLPSCTIIDPYYAEGDKIDEYGDLLYEKRKRKGMTRYEARRLMRSRNYYGTTMVEVGEADAFISGLTSDYPKTILPALRVIGVSNEVKRVAGMYIITNKKGPFFFADTTVNVNPTAEELLDVIGLTASSVSSFGIEPRMAVLSYSNFGSSKGEVPDKAARAVEMARERWPELIIEGDIQANTALNTEMQREIYPFSRLVEEGANTFIFPNLASGNIAYKLLMEVGGAEAIGPILLGMNRPVHILQQGSTIREIVNMVAIAVLDAQAFERIRV; encoded by the coding sequence TTGGAAGGAAAAGTACAACAATTCAGATCTATTAAGATCAGGAGGGAAGATGCCCTCAACTACCACACCCAGGGTCAGCCTGGTAAGATTGAAGTGGTCCCAACTAAGTTATTAAGCTCACAGATTGACCTGGCACTTGCCTATTCTCCTGGGGTGGCAGAGCCTTGTAAAGAGATTGCTGCTGACAAGGAAAATGTCTATAAGTATACCGCCAAAGGCAATCTGGTAGGCGTTATCTCCAACGGTACCGCGGTGCTCGGTTTGGGCAACATTGGTCCGGAAGCGTCTAAGCCGGTAATGGAAGGGAAAGGCGTATTATTTAAAAAATTTGCTGGTATAGATGTGTTTGATCTTGAGGTAGCTGTGACTGACCCTGACGTTTTTGTACAGACAGTCAAAGCACTGGAACCTACCTTTGGAGGAATTAACCTGGAAGATATTAAGGCCCCTGAGTGTTTTGAAATAGAAGAGCGACTGAAGAAGGAAATGAACATTCCTGTGATTCATGACGATCAGCATGGTACAGCGATCATCACAGGCGCAGCGCTACTAAATGCGCTAGAGGTAGTTGAGAAAGATATTTCTGAAATAAAACTTGTGGTGAGTGGAGCAGGCGCATCGGCTATTGCATGTACCAGGTTATTTCTGCTGTTAGGTGTGCGCAGGGAGAATGTGGTGATGTGCGATATTGATGGAGTGCTAAAGCAGGGAAGAGAAGACCTGGATGAAATCAGGGAGCACTTTGCTACGGAAAGAAATGTAAATTCAATGGCTGAGGCTATGCAGGAGGCAGATGTATTTTTAGGGCTTTCCGCCGCTAATATTGTATCACAGGATATGATACGCTCTATGGCTGATAATCCTGTCGTTTTTGCATTGGCAAATCCAGATCCGGAGATTAGTTATGATCTGGCAATGGCAAGTCGTGATGATATCGTGATGGCAACCGGCCGCTCAGATCATCCCAATCAGGTAAATAATGTGCTCGGTTTTCCTTATATATTCAGAGGGGCACTGGATGTGAGAGCTACAGCAATCAATGAGGAAATGAAGCTAGCCGCTGTGAAAGCTTTAGCCAATCTTGCCAAAGCACCCACTCCTGAAATTGTCAATAAAGCTTATAGCAGCGACAAAATTATTTTCGGTAAAGATTATCTTATTCCCAAACCCCTTGACCCACGCCTGATTACTACTATCTCTCCGGCAGTAGCTAAGGCAGCAATGAAATCTGGTGTAGCGAGAACACATATTACAGATTGGGAGCATTATCATGTAGAATTACAGCAGCGAATTGGCATTGACCAGAAGTTGATGTCACAGGTAATAAGCAAAGCTAAAAAGCAGCCTAAACGTGTGGTTTTTGCTGAAGCAGAAGACCAGAAAATTCTGAAAGCTGCTCAGATACTGCAGGATGAGCAGATCGCTATACCCATACTCCTTGGAAACAAAGAGAAAATTCAGACGCTGATAGAAGATCATAAGTTGGATCTGCCCTCATGTACGATCATTGACCCCTACTATGCGGAAGGTGATAAGATTGATGAATATGGAGATCTCCTTTATGAGAAACGTAAGCGTAAGGGAATGACGCGTTATGAGGCTCGTCGCTTGATGCGTTCGCGCAATTACTATGGTACAACTATGGTAGAGGTAGGTGAAGCAGATGCCTTTATTTCTGGTCTTACCAGTGATTATCCCAAAACGATATTACCGGCACTAAGAGTGATCGGGGTAAGTAATGAGGTGAAACGAGTGGCTGGGATGTACATAATCACCAATAAAAAAGGACCGTTCTTTTTTGCCGATACCACAGTGAACGTAAACCCTACAGCCGAAGAGCTTTTGGATGTTATCGGGTTGACCGCTTCATCAGTGAGCTCCTTTGGGATTGAGCCGCGTATGGCGGTTTTATCCTATTCAAATTTTGGCTCCAGCAAAGGTGAAGTACCTGACAAAGCAGCCAGAGCAGTAGAGATGGCAAGAGAACGTTGGCCCGAACTCATCATTGAGGGTGACATACAAGCCAATACAGCGCTTAATACTGAGATGCAAAGAGAAATTTATCCTTTCAGCCGTTTGGTAGAAGAGGGCGCTAATACTTTTATCTTCCCAAATCTGGCGTCTGGAAACATTGCCTATAAGCTGTTGATGGAAGTAGGAGGCGCGGAGGCCATAGGCCCTATTCTGCTGGGGATGAATCGTCCGGTACACATCCTACAGCAGGGAAGTACAATTCGTGAAATCGTAAATATGGTAGCCATCGCTGTACTGGACGCTCAGGCTTTTGAACGGATAAGAGTTTAA
- a CDS encoding lytic transglycosylase domain-containing protein — translation MSKNMGILFVTLFSVSILTVSEKANASTNDPVDSVGTDLYEPAYDYEYIPDASYELVEDRIACLETDMPLVFNERVKAFVDYFTIKNREYTRMVVRRQEVFFPLFEKYLKKYGIPEDLKYLSIVESGLNPEARSRVGAVGLWQFMPSTGRMYGLGQDWYVDERMNPEKSTEAACKYLKQLYNMFDDWELALAAYNTGPGNVRKAIRRSGYKRDFWSIYNYLPRETRSYVPQFVAVLYTLNYLDEHNLREEIPEYTIASDTLWVSQFISLKALAEQINVCEEDLTRLNPELKRGAVPETAKNYPLLIPSDTYDFIAANTSAILDSAGKKELQEQMDYVVRNTPGNTHNKEKIYYRVRSGDVLGVIAERHGVRLSDLRTWNNISGSRIYAGQKLAIWVHPSSNQIASSGTTKAIPDSKVHLVQPGDSLWEISRRYQGLSVNKIKQLNNLTSNKITPGQKLIIGR, via the coding sequence ATGTCAAAAAATATGGGAATTTTGTTTGTCACCCTTTTTTCGGTGTCAATTTTAACGGTTAGTGAGAAAGCAAATGCGAGTACAAACGATCCTGTAGATTCTGTAGGTACTGATTTGTACGAACCAGCCTACGATTATGAGTATATTCCCGATGCTTCTTATGAGTTGGTTGAAGACCGTATTGCCTGCCTGGAAACTGATATGCCACTGGTTTTTAATGAAAGAGTAAAGGCTTTTGTTGACTATTTTACGATAAAGAACAGGGAGTATACCCGTATGGTAGTTAGGCGTCAGGAAGTATTTTTTCCTCTGTTTGAGAAGTATCTGAAAAAATATGGTATTCCTGAAGATCTAAAGTATCTCTCCATTGTTGAGTCAGGGTTGAACCCCGAAGCCCGCTCAAGAGTAGGAGCAGTGGGCTTGTGGCAGTTTATGCCAAGTACAGGTCGTATGTACGGGCTAGGTCAGGACTGGTATGTAGATGAGCGAATGAACCCTGAAAAATCTACTGAAGCTGCCTGTAAGTATCTGAAGCAGCTTTACAATATGTTTGATGACTGGGAACTGGCACTGGCTGCATACAATACTGGTCCTGGTAATGTACGAAAAGCCATACGCCGTTCGGGTTATAAAAGAGATTTCTGGTCTATCTATAACTACCTCCCTCGCGAAACAAGAAGTTATGTTCCTCAATTCGTTGCGGTATTGTATACCCTTAATTATCTGGATGAGCATAATCTCAGAGAAGAAATTCCTGAATACACGATAGCTTCAGACACGCTTTGGGTAAGTCAGTTCATAAGTTTGAAAGCCCTTGCTGAGCAAATCAATGTATGTGAAGAAGACCTTACCCGCCTCAATCCTGAGCTGAAAAGAGGAGCGGTTCCCGAAACGGCCAAAAACTACCCGCTATTAATCCCTTCTGATACGTACGATTTCATTGCAGCAAATACATCTGCTATTCTGGACTCAGCAGGCAAGAAGGAGTTACAGGAGCAAATGGACTATGTGGTACGCAATACGCCTGGCAACACTCATAATAAGGAGAAAATTTATTATCGTGTGCGCAGTGGTGATGTTTTAGGGGTGATCGCTGAGCGTCATGGCGTTCGTCTCTCGGATTTGCGGACGTGGAACAATATCAGTGGTAGCCGCATCTATGCCGGGCAAAAGTTAGCAATATGGGTACATCCCTCTTCCAATCAGATTGCCTCCTCAGGGACTACTAAAGCCATTCCCGACAGTAAAGTGCATTTGGTTCAACCGGGAGATTCTCTCTGGGAAATCTCCAGGCGCTACCAGGGCCTGAGTGTAAATAAGATCAAGCAGCTTAATAACCTGACAAGCAATAAGATAACTCCTGGGCAAAAACTGATCATAGGACGCTGA
- a CDS encoding ABC transporter ATP-binding protein has product MDKEKTSSGDIIDLDVLRRIFKFVKPYKGRFYALVALTIFVAFLSPALPFLVQKTIDSYILVGDYQGLVYMSLALVALLVVQGVTQYSHTFLSGWLGQHIIKDIRIKLYRHLLNLRLKYFDNTPIGRLVTRNVSDIETLSDIFSQGVAAIIGDLLQIVVILSVMLYIDWKLTLVSLSTLPLLILSTYVFKEKIKVAFNEVRNAVSNLNSFVQEHITGMSIVQIFGSEKVEYDRFKEINEEHKQAHLKSVMYYSVYYPVAEVIQATGIGLLVWYGARGVLYDDVTIGILVAFIMYINMFFRPIRQIADRFNTLQLGIVSSSRILKILDSNDHIPNNGSYAPDRIDGNVVFRNVWFAYNDRDYVLKDINFEVASGDTLALVGATGAGKSSIINLLNRFYDIKRGEILVDGVEIKDYELNFLRHHIGVVLQDVFLFSDTIKNNITLGNPEISREKVMEAADLVGARKFIERLPGGLDYNVMERGATLSVGQRQLISFVRAMVYDPKIIVLDEATSSVDTETEELIQEAVAKLMKGRTSIVIAHRLSTIQSASQIIVLDHGEIKESGTHQELLELKGYYAQLHRMQYKEVV; this is encoded by the coding sequence ATGGATAAAGAAAAAACCAGCAGTGGTGATATCATTGATTTAGATGTTCTTCGCAGGATATTCAAATTTGTCAAACCTTATAAAGGTCGATTCTATGCACTTGTAGCGCTTACCATATTTGTAGCTTTTCTCTCCCCGGCACTACCCTTTCTTGTCCAAAAAACAATAGACAGCTACATACTGGTGGGAGACTATCAGGGACTGGTATATATGAGCCTTGCGTTGGTAGCCCTTCTGGTAGTTCAGGGAGTAACGCAGTATTCTCATACTTTTCTTTCAGGCTGGCTGGGTCAGCACATAATCAAGGATATCCGTATCAAGCTCTACCGTCACTTGTTGAATCTAAGACTGAAATATTTTGACAACACTCCTATAGGCCGTCTGGTAACCCGTAATGTATCTGATATTGAAACACTATCAGATATCTTCAGTCAGGGTGTGGCTGCTATTATTGGAGATCTGCTACAGATTGTAGTAATCCTCAGTGTAATGCTATACATTGACTGGAAGCTTACGCTGGTAAGTTTATCAACGCTGCCTTTACTCATTCTTAGCACGTATGTCTTTAAGGAAAAAATCAAAGTAGCCTTCAACGAAGTCCGTAATGCTGTTTCTAACCTCAACTCTTTTGTGCAGGAACATATTACCGGAATGAGCATTGTACAGATTTTTGGTAGTGAAAAAGTTGAGTATGACCGTTTTAAAGAAATTAACGAAGAACATAAGCAGGCACACCTCAAGTCAGTGATGTATTACTCGGTATACTACCCGGTAGCTGAAGTGATACAGGCCACTGGTATCGGACTGCTTGTCTGGTATGGCGCTCGGGGAGTGTTATACGACGATGTTACTATCGGTATACTGGTTGCTTTTATCATGTATATTAATATGTTTTTCCGTCCCATTCGTCAGATTGCTGACCGTTTCAATACACTCCAACTCGGCATCGTCAGCTCTTCCCGTATTCTTAAAATTCTGGATAGTAATGATCATATTCCCAATAATGGCAGCTACGCCCCTGATCGTATTGATGGCAATGTGGTTTTTCGTAACGTATGGTTCGCTTATAATGACAGAGACTATGTGCTGAAAGACATAAACTTTGAGGTAGCTTCAGGTGATACGTTGGCGCTGGTAGGGGCTACCGGAGCAGGAAAATCATCCATTATCAATCTGCTCAACCGTTTCTATGATATAAAACGCGGAGAGATACTAGTTGACGGAGTTGAGATTAAAGATTATGAACTCAACTTCCTGCGTCATCACATCGGTGTGGTGCTTCAGGATGTCTTTCTTTTCTCAGATACTATTAAAAATAATATCACGCTTGGGAATCCGGAGATCAGCAGAGAAAAAGTAATGGAAGCGGCGGACCTGGTTGGTGCCAGAAAATTTATTGAACGCTTACCAGGAGGACTTGATTATAATGTGATGGAAAGAGGAGCCACGCTTTCTGTAGGCCAGAGACAATTGATATCTTTTGTGAGGGCAATGGTTTATGACCCAAAAATCATCGTACTAGATGAAGCCACCTCCTCGGTAGATACTGAAACCGAAGAACTAATTCAGGAAGCTGTGGCCAAGCTGATGAAGGGCAGAACGTCCATTGTTATCGCTCACCGACTTTCAACTATTCAAAGTGCCAGTCAGATCATTGTGTTGGATCATGGAGAAATCAAAGAAAGTGGTACGCATCAGGAGCTACTGGAGCTTAAAGGTTATTATGCCCAGCTCCACCGCATGCAGTATAAGGAGGTGGTATAA
- a CDS encoding Na/Pi symporter produces MITNTGNKIVSAVKYIETGVKVIEQSKKRESLMVVGKVLLVLLTVLLFLISLDIMGNSFLSLRQTAAETILSVTANPFIGLFIGLLLTAIIQSSSTSTAMIVALVGSGALSLSSAVPIIMGANIGTTLTSTIISLGFITSKREFRKAISAGSVHDIYNLILTVILFPLEYYYQFLSSMSNTIAALLVRFTTDTRVAAQTENVQSWSPGAYLTEAVDNSWLLVLLSFIMLFAAIKIMSQIIYTSLIGKSKDHMQDYIFNNPYKSFAWGSVITAAVQSSSITTSLMVPLVATSKVSLQKSFPFIIGANIGTTVTALIAAIYKSEAAISIALVHFLFNSFGVLVFLPYKPLRRIPGLLAGRFGKLTQRNRLIGFIYIVLMFFLIPFLLIYLNNRF; encoded by the coding sequence TTGATCACAAATACTGGAAATAAGATTGTGTCGGCTGTCAAATACATTGAGACAGGAGTGAAAGTAATTGAACAAAGCAAAAAGAGAGAGAGCCTGATGGTTGTCGGAAAAGTGTTACTCGTCTTATTGACGGTTCTACTGTTTCTGATATCATTGGATATCATGGGAAATTCATTCCTGTCGTTGCGACAGACGGCAGCAGAGACTATCCTTTCGGTTACCGCAAATCCTTTCATCGGGCTTTTCATTGGTTTACTACTTACCGCCATCATTCAGAGCAGTTCTACCAGCACTGCTATGATTGTAGCCCTGGTGGGTTCTGGCGCCTTGAGCCTCTCTTCAGCGGTCCCTATCATCATGGGTGCAAATATCGGCACTACACTTACCAGTACCATTATATCGTTAGGCTTTATCACCAGTAAACGTGAATTCAGAAAGGCTATCAGTGCAGGATCTGTTCATGATATTTATAATCTTATCCTGACAGTCATTCTGTTTCCTCTTGAATATTACTACCAGTTTCTGTCCAGCATGAGCAATACGATTGCTGCCTTGTTAGTTAGGTTTACTACTGACACCAGAGTGGCAGCGCAGACCGAAAATGTACAAAGCTGGAGTCCGGGGGCTTATCTTACTGAGGCAGTAGACAACAGCTGGCTGCTGGTACTGCTTTCCTTCATCATGTTATTCGCGGCGATTAAGATCATGTCTCAGATTATTTACACTTCGCTGATAGGTAAGTCAAAAGATCATATGCAGGATTATATTTTTAATAACCCTTACAAATCCTTTGCCTGGGGAAGCGTGATCACTGCCGCTGTACAATCCAGCTCTATCACGACTTCGTTGATGGTTCCCCTGGTGGCGACCAGCAAAGTGTCATTGCAAAAATCTTTTCCGTTTATCATTGGAGCTAACATCGGCACTACGGTAACGGCTTTGATCGCGGCAATTTACAAGTCTGAGGCAGCAATTAGTATTGCCTTGGTTCACTTTCTGTTCAATTCTTTTGGCGTGCTGGTCTTTTTGCCTTATAAGCCCCTTCGCCGGATACCAGGTTTGCTTGCCGGGAGGTTCGGAAAGCTCACTCAGCGTAATCGTCTGATCGGTTTCATTTACATCGTATTAATGTTCTTCCTGATCCCTTTCCTGCTTATTTATTTAAACAATCGCTTCTAA
- a CDS encoding DUF4837 family protein: MDKKKLSSYITPFLLSCLIVTVTACSESGGSSSLDTLPIARGASGELLLVMDSALWQSELGDELRQTFLKAMPGLPQAEPYFSVRYIDPFKLNKVLRSAKNMLFVATLDNQSIAGKKMKSFFTQSSVDRIESDPNLYQFSKKNQFARGQEVLFLFGQSDEALIENLKDNRKEIRNHFHEIEIDRLQSNLYKANERRTINRTLLEKEGFYIRVPYGYEQVPKKNTEDFVWIRSLGDEVDKSVFVAYKEYTSEEAFKPENILDFREEMSKKYLADDSTVHMTIQSEIPIEFDTVNFNGKYAIEARGLWKLNNNSMGGPFLSYTFVDEESGRLYYIEGFIYSPGKQKRPFIREIEAILHTFRTASEMEKKQATS; encoded by the coding sequence GTGGATAAAAAGAAATTATCATCATACATTACACCTTTTTTACTTTCGTGTCTAATAGTTACTGTCACAGCATGTAGTGAAAGTGGAGGTAGTTCTTCATTAGATACCTTACCAATAGCAAGAGGAGCTTCAGGTGAGTTGCTATTAGTTATGGATTCCGCACTATGGCAAAGTGAACTGGGCGACGAATTGAGACAGACTTTCCTAAAAGCTATGCCGGGCTTACCCCAGGCAGAACCTTACTTTTCTGTAAGGTATATAGATCCTTTTAAACTGAATAAAGTATTACGAAGTGCAAAAAATATGCTTTTTGTAGCGACTTTGGATAACCAAAGCATCGCGGGCAAGAAAATGAAGAGTTTCTTCACCCAATCTTCAGTTGACAGAATAGAGAGTGATCCTAACCTTTATCAGTTTAGTAAGAAGAATCAGTTTGCCAGAGGGCAGGAAGTACTTTTTTTATTTGGTCAGTCGGATGAAGCTTTGATAGAGAACCTGAAAGATAACCGTAAAGAAATCAGGAATCACTTTCACGAAATTGAAATTGATAGATTACAATCAAATCTTTATAAAGCGAACGAAAGAAGAACAATTAACCGTACGCTTTTAGAAAAAGAAGGCTTTTACATTAGGGTACCATATGGATATGAGCAGGTTCCTAAAAAAAACACTGAAGATTTTGTCTGGATACGTAGTCTGGGGGATGAGGTAGATAAGAGTGTATTTGTTGCTTATAAGGAATATACCTCCGAAGAAGCATTTAAGCCAGAAAATATACTAGACTTCAGAGAAGAAATGTCCAAAAAGTATCTTGCCGATGATAGTACTGTTCATATGACGATTCAGTCTGAAATCCCAATAGAGTTTGATACTGTAAATTTTAATGGTAAATATGCTATTGAAGCCAGAGGGCTCTGGAAGTTAAATAACAATTCTATGGGAGGTCCTTTCCTTAGCTATACTTTTGTTGATGAAGAAAGTGGAAGACTATATTATATAGAAGGATTTATATATAGCCCAGGAAAGCAAAAAAGGCCCTTTATAAGAGAGATAGAAGCTATTTTGCATACCTTCAGGACTGCCAGCGAAATGGAAAAAAAGCAAGCCACGAGTTAA
- a CDS encoding geranylgeranylglyceryl/heptaprenylglyceryl phosphate synthase, producing MKTKLYHSFLHSQAEGKKSFAVLIDPDKTEGQAACMRIINMALENRVDYFFVGGSLITGNNFGQIIRLLKEHTNIPVIIFPGSSMHIEPEADAILFLSLISGRNPDLLIGQHVVAAPVLKRSNLEVLSTGYMLVSSGNSTTVSYMSNTMPIPADKSSVAACTAVAGEMLGLKLIYLDAGSGAEQPISSKMINMVRKSVDVPLIVGGGINNAHKAARAFEAGADTIVIGNGIEKNPELLVEIAELTERYNQQLKI from the coding sequence ATGAAGACTAAGCTATACCATAGTTTTTTACATAGTCAGGCAGAAGGAAAAAAAAGCTTTGCCGTACTCATTGATCCTGACAAGACTGAGGGACAGGCGGCTTGTATGCGTATTATCAATATGGCCCTGGAGAACAGGGTAGACTATTTTTTTGTAGGCGGTAGCCTGATTACCGGAAACAACTTTGGGCAAATCATAAGATTGCTCAAAGAGCATACAAATATTCCTGTCATTATCTTTCCGGGAAGCAGCATGCATATTGAACCGGAAGCCGATGCCATCCTTTTCCTTTCGCTGATTTCCGGAAGAAACCCCGACCTTCTGATCGGACAGCATGTAGTAGCTGCCCCGGTACTTAAGCGCAGTAATCTGGAAGTCCTTTCTACCGGCTATATGTTAGTGAGCTCAGGTAATTCAACTACAGTTTCTTATATGAGCAATACCATGCCGATTCCGGCAGATAAGTCTTCAGTGGCTGCGTGTACGGCAGTAGCCGGAGAAATGCTGGGGCTAAAGCTCATCTATCTGGATGCTGGTAGTGGTGCAGAACAACCCATAAGCAGCAAAATGATCAATATGGTGAGAAAATCTGTGGACGTGCCCTTAATTGTAGGAGGAGGCATCAACAATGCCCACAAAGCCGCACGTGCCTTTGAAGCCGGTGCGGACACCATAGTAATTGGAAATGGCATAGAAAAGAACCCTGAACTCCTGGTTGAAATAGCAGAACTCACTGAACGATACAATCAGCAATTAAAAATATAA
- the truA gene encoding tRNA pseudouridine(38-40) synthase TruA, which yields MRYFLQISYKGSRYHGWQIQKNAKSIQAIINDTLSKILGEEISITGSGRTDTGVHAVQQYAHFDTSKKLIPEESQYRFNALLPHDISIQAVLPVTDNAHSRFDAHQRNYQYHIHQVKSPFLYGFSYYFRPRLDLEKMNIAAAQLATGEEQDYECFSKSRSSQQNYLCKIEQAEWQKKDHSRIVFYISANRFLRNMVRAIVGTMLDIGTHKISLNDFEKILQSKDRKRAGRSVPAEGLYLSQVSYPPEIFS from the coding sequence GTGCGATACTTTTTACAAATTAGCTATAAAGGCAGCCGGTATCATGGTTGGCAGATTCAGAAAAATGCAAAAAGCATACAGGCCATCATCAATGATACACTTAGCAAAATACTGGGTGAAGAGATCAGCATTACTGGTAGCGGCCGTACTGATACAGGAGTGCATGCGGTACAGCAGTATGCTCATTTTGACACCTCAAAAAAACTAATTCCTGAGGAATCCCAATATAGGTTCAATGCTTTATTACCGCATGATATTTCAATTCAGGCAGTTCTTCCTGTTACAGATAATGCGCACAGCCGCTTTGATGCCCATCAACGTAATTATCAGTACCATATTCATCAGGTAAAGAGTCCTTTTCTGTATGGATTCAGTTATTATTTTCGTCCTAGGCTGGATCTTGAAAAGATGAATATCGCTGCTGCCCAACTGGCTACTGGTGAAGAGCAGGATTATGAATGTTTTAGTAAATCAAGAAGTAGCCAGCAAAATTACCTTTGTAAGATAGAGCAAGCTGAATGGCAAAAAAAAGATCACTCACGAATTGTGTTTTATATCTCGGCCAATCGTTTTCTCAGAAATATGGTTCGGGCCATTGTAGGTACTATGTTAGATATTGGTACCCACAAAATTTCCCTTAACGATTTTGAAAAAATTTTACAGAGCAAGGATCGGAAAAGAGCAGGAAGGTCAGTACCAGCCGAAGGCCTGTACCTTAGCCAGGTCAGCTATCCTCCTGAAATTTTTTCTTAA